The genomic segment aataaatatgattgatgatgatgatgatgctctgcacacagtaagcgctcaataaatacgattgaatgaatgaatgaaagaaaaggatgGCGCTAAAGCTACGGGCTTCTGAGACAGAAAGGGTGGTGGTGTCATCTGCAGTAATGAGAGTCAGGggaaggtcagggtttgggtgagaagcagtgtggatcagtggaaagagcaccgactttggagtcagaagtcatgggttcaaatcccagctccaccaattgtcagctgtgtgacttcgggcaagtcacttaacttctctgtgcctcagttccctcatctgtaaaatggggattaagactgtgagcccccccccatgggacaacctgatcaccttgtaacctccccagtgcttagaacagtgttttgcacagagtaagcacttaataaatgccattattattataaggagctctgttttagacatgttaagcttaaGGTAAACTTAAGCATCTTTTTCTTTGCTGGAGAGAAATTTAGGACAGTTTTGTTGAAAACCTCTAGGCTAAGGCTAAAATTGATGACCACCTTAGACTTGATAAAAACTCCCACCAACCTCAGCAGGTGTGACTGAATCAAACTCCCTTATCAGGCATAAGCAAAGTTGGGAGTCAATTAGTAATCCCAATGGGAAAAGGTTGTAACAGAGAATTTggtctacctgtaaattatttcagtgtctatctcactgtctagactgcaaaatccctgtgggcaaggatcacgtctaccaactctactgcactatacattcttccaagagcttagtacagtgctttggatacagtaagcactgaataaataccactgattgacaaggtTTTCAAGGTACTTTTTACAGCCCCTGTGGATTTTGttttgcaggcaggaaatgtgtctgttgttatactgtactatctcgagtgcttagtacagtgctttgcacacagtaagtgctcaataattacgactgaatgagtgaatgatttaaatggaatttgttgagtgcttactatgcttactttttagactgtgaacccactgttgggtagggactgtctctatatgttgccaacttgtacttcccaagcgcttagtacagtgctctgcacacagtaagcactcaataaatacgattgattgattgattactatgtgccgggcactgtactaagtactgttctagatttaagattcattcattcaatcgcatttattgagcgcttactgtgtgcacagcactgtactaagcgcttgggaagtaaagttggcaacatatagagacagtccctaccccacaacaggctcaagaTGGTCAGGACCAGCCTGAGGATCTAATTACATGCCACGTGGCTAGATCAGACCCCGTGCTGCCTTGAGGATTTTGCTATTGGAATAGGTAGGAAACAAAATGCGTGATTAAATACTCCCAAATAAGGTTAATGATCAAATTAACACAGTTTAGCTTCCTTTAGGTCCCCGGTAGAGCTCCAACAGAGAGAAATACATTACCACTCGAAGGTACTTCTGGCTGAACCACAGAGAGAACAGGCAAGGGGCAGTAGCATGGCTCAACGCTGGTTTCCATGAGTTATTTCCTCTTGCTTTGCTCTTGGGAAggcatgggtgggtgggtggagattCACCTCTGCTGGCAAAGAAAGTCAGTCCTTTCCCAGTTGACCCTGGTTAGGGAGGCTGGGTGAACTGGACCTCTTGTTAGGCTTGGGACCTAACACCCTGTAGCAAATTTCAGTTGACCCTCTTCAGCACATAATACCCTTACCATAGAACACCCGTCCAACCCAAACCAAGCTCCCAAAATTTCTCTGAAATCAACACTCCACTGTATCTGAAATCAAAAAGGGGACTGTAGGGGTTGTTGCGATCACACACCTAAAGCAGACAAGTCAATTCCAACATTTATTCAAGGATAAAATTGGGTTACACTAAGGTGGCTATAGCATTAGTACGCTAGACTTTTTGATCAGCCTCCATTTAGAAGAATCTGTTAGAATTACAAACAGAATACATTTTTCACGAAGCTAATAGCCTTTCATTCTACATGAGCTTCTTTTCATCAAATGAAgcacttcatttgtaaaacgtTACAGAGATTTAACCCAAGCCAGTTGTTCTCACACTGTCTCAAGAACAGCAGCCATTTCCTTAAATTGTGTGAAGAAATTCTGAGGGATTAAAAGAAAGAGAAATTGAATTAGCTAGTTATAATTTGCAATCGATGAGCGACTGGTGAAAAGGTTCAAAGGTTAACTCTAGCGCTAAATCTAAGCTTTCCATCCAGATTCGGATTTAAATAGTCTACAGACAGACCATCCTTGACTCAGTCTACGGCTTGCAAAGAGGGTTCTAGTTGAGTGGGTAGGCTTCAAGATTTGTatagggaaaaataaaataaaacaaaacaaaaaagccccACTCTAAAAGGCCCCCTTGAAACTGCAGTCAACCAAAAATCCAACAGGAATAGGGGGTGAACAAGAATGTACTACAGGAAGAGGGATGGGAAATCTTTTGCTGGgccggtaaaaaaaaaaaaaaagagagcaaaaatcgaggcatttaagtgcttactatgtgctaagcacaggggtttgcagtctatgtagcccaggaggggagggggcggtggcgtgggcattcctctctttctccctgcctgccctggtcTGCTTAGCAACAGTGTTCTATAGGAAAGGGAGAAATGGATGTTAGAATTACAAACCTGAAACTGTGGAACTGTCATTTCAAAGGACTTGTTTACTATCTGGCCGGACTGATCCGCTACCTTTAACGTCATTGAGACATAAGGGTACTTAAGGGACCTGCAGCTGTCTGAACTCACGGCCATACCCAGTTTCCACTGAATGTCTATTAGCTGCAACAAAACACAGACACATAGACACAGAAAAGAGGACCGAGATCATTAACATGGCTTTAATCATCTCATCGATGCCCCAGAGGCGTGATGGCTTTTCAAGAATGACTCTTCGGCCTACAAATGGCTGACGTTCTCCCTCGTTACCTTAGCGATAGCCTTGCCTGAGGTTTAAttttggcaattattaagcgctatatgctaaatgctgagatagGTAAAAGTTAACAAAACAGACGCAATCCTTACCTCACTAGGGACTTTCAATCTTtcttatctctgttttacagatgaggaagcagaggcccagagaggttaagcgacttgctcaaggtcacacagcaaggtcaCAGTGgcaagactcagtggaaagagcccggggctgggagtcagaggtcacgggttctaatcccggctccgccacatgtctgctgtgtgaccttgggcaagtcacttaacttctctgagcctcagttccctcctctgtaaaatggagaataagactgcgagccccacgtgggacaacctgatcaccttgtgtcccccccaacgcttagaacaatgctttgcacatagtaagcgcttaacaaatgccatcattattattattaagaacccaagtccactgattcccagtaccatgctctttcccctaagctatACGGTCACCTAGGGTAAGAAATCTCATTAGGTCGCTGATTATTGCCATTTTTGAATGAAGAAGTAGAAAGTGAGAAATTATAATTAACCTGGGCACAGCTGTTTCACAGATCCCACCCCTGGAGAGCAAAGCACAAGGAAGCTGCAGGGGAACACAAATGAATCTGGTTTACGGACGTTGCTCCTCTACGGCGCCTGGGACAGATTGATCTGAGGTCGGTGCTGCAATCTGATCGATTGGGTCAGTGTAGCTGGGCTTTGTAGCGGTCCGGCGGCACAGAGGCTGATATTTCATcaactgagcaatcaatcaatcaagcaacggaatttactgagcccttactgtgtgcaggacactgtactaagagtttgggagtgaacaatacaatacagttggtagacatgatccctgaccacaaggagtttacagtctagagggggagacctatattaatcaatcagtcaatggtatttactaatttCCTGGGAGTGtaccataaaacagagttggtagatccaaaccctgcccacaaggagcgtcgttctagagggagagggagacagacattaagaagcagcgtggctcagtggaaaagagcccgggctttagagtcagaggtcacgggttctaatcctggctccgccacatgtctgctgtgtgaccttgggcaagtcactgcacttctctgagcctcagttccctcctc from the Tachyglossus aculeatus isolate mTacAcu1 chromosome 2, mTacAcu1.pri, whole genome shotgun sequence genome contains:
- the COMMD6 gene encoding COMM domain-containing protein 6, giving the protein MEGVGPPPARSPQLIDIQWKLGMAVSSDSCRSLKYPYVSMTLKVADQSGQIVNKSFEMTVPQFQNFFTQFKEMAAVLETV